From a region of the Cucumis sativus cultivar 9930 chromosome 6, Cucumber_9930_V3, whole genome shotgun sequence genome:
- the LOC101220508 gene encoding carboxypeptidase SOL1 isoform X5: protein MKFLLFFYLLSLTSPALFHLALARGASNISISPEDFDSHAYGSSARFLLEDNKSQGSIMQGYMTNKDLEEAIKAFGKKCSQISRIYSIGDSVQGFPLWVMEISDKPGQEEAKPAFKYIGNVHGDEPVGRELLLQFANWICDNYLKDPLATLIVENVHLHILPSMNPDGFSLRRRNNANNVDLNRDFPDQGALVANYPWDGTADKRYPIYGGMQDWNYIHGGCFELTLEITDNKWPPANELPTIFEYNKLSMLKLVASLVQTGIHGRIFSSDSGTPLPATITLKGIDYSVKASQKFANYHRLAAPRQKYEVTVSMPGYKSKNTSIWLEEGAMSVDFVLDPDTTAKGKVIRNCDCNCGNRVDFVAYIWGHYFEAYILLAVVLVFICFLFQRRMKSRLSKQRLVALPKRTVV, encoded by the exons ATGAAGTTTCTCCTGTTCTTCTATCTTCTCTCTCTTACTTCTCCGGCTTTATTTCACCTTGCACTGGCTCGAGGCGCCTCCAACATCTCCATTTCGCCAG AGGATTTCGATAGTCATGCATATGGCAGTTCAGCTAGATTTTTACTCGAGGACAATAAATCTCAAGGAAG CATCATGCAAGGTTATATGACCAATAAAGACCTTGAGGAGGCGATTAAAGCTTTTGGTAAAAAATGTAGTCAAATTTCTAGGATATATAG TATTGGAGACAGCGTGCAAGGGTTTCCACTG TGGGTAATGGAAATCTCTGACAAGCCAGGCCAAGAAGAAGCCAAACCTGCATTTAAG TACATAGGAAATGTACATGGAGATGAACCTGTTGGCAGGGAGCTTCTTTTGCAATTTGCTAACTGGATATGTGATAATTACCTGAAGGATCCGTTG GCTACACTGATTGTGGAGAATGTTCATCTTCATATACTTCCATCCATGAATCCTGATGGATTTTCTCTTAGGAGGCGCAATAATGCAAACAATGTTGATCTCAACAGAGATTTCCCCGATCAG GGTGCACTTGTTGCAAATTACCCATGGGACGGCACTGCAGATAAAAG GTACCCAATATATGGTGGCATGCAGGATTGGAACTACATACACGGTGGCTGTTTTGAGTTAACTTTAGAGATTACAGACAACAAATGGCCTCCTGCTAATGAG CTTCCTACGATTTTTGAGTATAACAAGTTGAGCATGCTAAAGCTTGTTGCAAGCCTTGTCCAG ACAGGAATACATGGAAGAATTTTTTCATCAGATAGTGGGACACCGCTACCTGCAACCATTACACTCAAAGGAATAGATTATTCG GTTAAAGCTAGTCAAAAGTTTGCCAACTACCACCGCTTAGCCGCACCAAGACAGAAATATGAAG TAACTGTGTCGATGCCCGGGTACAAGTCGAAGAATACAAGCATCTGGCTGGAAGAAGGAGCAATGTCTGTGGACTTTGTTCTTGATCCAGACACAACAGCCAAAGGAAAAGTAATACGAAACTGTGATTGCAACTGTGGCAATAGGGTGGACTTCGTGGCCTATATTTGGGGACACTACTTTGAGGCGTATATTTTGTTGGCGGTTGTTTTGGTATTTATATGCTTTTTATTTCAGAGGAGAATGAAATCTAGACTTTCCAAGCAAAGATTGGTTGCATTACCTAAGAGGACTGTGGTCTAA
- the LOC101220508 gene encoding carboxypeptidase SOL1 isoform X1, whose translation MKFLLFFYLLSLTSPALFHLALARGASNISISPEDFDSHAYGSSARFLLEDNKSQGSIMQGYMTNKDLEEAIKAFGKKCSQISRIYSIGDSVQGFPLWVMEISDKPGQEEAKPAFKYIGNVHGDEPVGRELLLQFANWICDNYLKDPLATLIVENVHLHILPSMNPDGFSLRRRNNANNVDLNRDFPDQFFVINDDEYDRQPETKAIMKWMRERHFTASASLHGGALVANYPWDGTADKRKDYYACPDDETFRFMASIYSRSHHNMSFSQEFQGGITNGAAWYPIYGGMQDWNYIHGGCFELTLEITDNKWPPANELPTIFEYNKLSMLKLVASLVQTGIHGRIFSSDSGTPLPATITLKGIDYSVKASQKFANYHRLAAPRQKYEVTVSMPGYKSKNTSIWLEEGAMSVDFVLDPDTTAKGKVIRNCDCNCGNRVDFVAYIWGHYFEAYILLAVVLVFICFLFQRRMKSRLSKQRLVALPKRTVV comes from the exons ATGAAGTTTCTCCTGTTCTTCTATCTTCTCTCTCTTACTTCTCCGGCTTTATTTCACCTTGCACTGGCTCGAGGCGCCTCCAACATCTCCATTTCGCCAG AGGATTTCGATAGTCATGCATATGGCAGTTCAGCTAGATTTTTACTCGAGGACAATAAATCTCAAGGAAG CATCATGCAAGGTTATATGACCAATAAAGACCTTGAGGAGGCGATTAAAGCTTTTGGTAAAAAATGTAGTCAAATTTCTAGGATATATAG TATTGGAGACAGCGTGCAAGGGTTTCCACTG TGGGTAATGGAAATCTCTGACAAGCCAGGCCAAGAAGAAGCCAAACCTGCATTTAAG TACATAGGAAATGTACATGGAGATGAACCTGTTGGCAGGGAGCTTCTTTTGCAATTTGCTAACTGGATATGTGATAATTACCTGAAGGATCCGTTG GCTACACTGATTGTGGAGAATGTTCATCTTCATATACTTCCATCCATGAATCCTGATGGATTTTCTCTTAGGAGGCGCAATAATGCAAACAATGTTGATCTCAACAGAGATTTCCCCGATCAG TTCTTTGTCATCAATGATGATGAATATGATAGACAACCTGAAACAAAAGCAATTATGAAGTGGATGAGAGAGAGACATTTCACTGCCTCTGCCAGTTTGCATGGG GGTGCACTTGTTGCAAATTACCCATGGGACGGCACTGCAGATAAAAG GAAAGATTACTATGCATGTCCTGATGATGAAACATTCCGATTCATGGCTAGTATATATAGTCGCTCACATCATAACATGTCTTTTAGCCAAGAATTTCAAGGAGGAATTACAAATGGAGCTGCATG GTACCCAATATATGGTGGCATGCAGGATTGGAACTACATACACGGTGGCTGTTTTGAGTTAACTTTAGAGATTACAGACAACAAATGGCCTCCTGCTAATGAG CTTCCTACGATTTTTGAGTATAACAAGTTGAGCATGCTAAAGCTTGTTGCAAGCCTTGTCCAG ACAGGAATACATGGAAGAATTTTTTCATCAGATAGTGGGACACCGCTACCTGCAACCATTACACTCAAAGGAATAGATTATTCG GTTAAAGCTAGTCAAAAGTTTGCCAACTACCACCGCTTAGCCGCACCAAGACAGAAATATGAAG TAACTGTGTCGATGCCCGGGTACAAGTCGAAGAATACAAGCATCTGGCTGGAAGAAGGAGCAATGTCTGTGGACTTTGTTCTTGATCCAGACACAACAGCCAAAGGAAAAGTAATACGAAACTGTGATTGCAACTGTGGCAATAGGGTGGACTTCGTGGCCTATATTTGGGGACACTACTTTGAGGCGTATATTTTGTTGGCGGTTGTTTTGGTATTTATATGCTTTTTATTTCAGAGGAGAATGAAATCTAGACTTTCCAAGCAAAGATTGGTTGCATTACCTAAGAGGACTGTGGTCTAA
- the LOC101220508 gene encoding carboxypeptidase SOL1 isoform X3 has product MKFLLFFYLLSLTSPALFHLALARGASNISISPEDFDSHAYGSSARFLLEDNKSQGSIMQGYMTNKDLEEAIKAFGKKCSQISRIYSIGDSVQGFPLWVMEISDKPGQEEAKPAFKYIGNVHGDEPVGRELLLQFANWICDNYLKDPLATLIVENVHLHILPSMNPDGFSLRRRNNANNVDLNRDFPDQFFVINDDEYDRQPETKAIMKWMRERHFTASASLHGGALVANYPWDGTADKRYPIYGGMQDWNYIHGGCFELTLEITDNKWPPANELPTIFEYNKLSMLKLVASLVQTGIHGRIFSSDSGTPLPATITLKGIDYSVKASQKFANYHRLAAPRQKYEVTVSMPGYKSKNTSIWLEEGAMSVDFVLDPDTTAKGKVIRNCDCNCGNRVDFVAYIWGHYFEAYILLAVVLVFICFLFQRRMKSRLSKQRLVALPKRTVV; this is encoded by the exons ATGAAGTTTCTCCTGTTCTTCTATCTTCTCTCTCTTACTTCTCCGGCTTTATTTCACCTTGCACTGGCTCGAGGCGCCTCCAACATCTCCATTTCGCCAG AGGATTTCGATAGTCATGCATATGGCAGTTCAGCTAGATTTTTACTCGAGGACAATAAATCTCAAGGAAG CATCATGCAAGGTTATATGACCAATAAAGACCTTGAGGAGGCGATTAAAGCTTTTGGTAAAAAATGTAGTCAAATTTCTAGGATATATAG TATTGGAGACAGCGTGCAAGGGTTTCCACTG TGGGTAATGGAAATCTCTGACAAGCCAGGCCAAGAAGAAGCCAAACCTGCATTTAAG TACATAGGAAATGTACATGGAGATGAACCTGTTGGCAGGGAGCTTCTTTTGCAATTTGCTAACTGGATATGTGATAATTACCTGAAGGATCCGTTG GCTACACTGATTGTGGAGAATGTTCATCTTCATATACTTCCATCCATGAATCCTGATGGATTTTCTCTTAGGAGGCGCAATAATGCAAACAATGTTGATCTCAACAGAGATTTCCCCGATCAG TTCTTTGTCATCAATGATGATGAATATGATAGACAACCTGAAACAAAAGCAATTATGAAGTGGATGAGAGAGAGACATTTCACTGCCTCTGCCAGTTTGCATGGG GGTGCACTTGTTGCAAATTACCCATGGGACGGCACTGCAGATAAAAG GTACCCAATATATGGTGGCATGCAGGATTGGAACTACATACACGGTGGCTGTTTTGAGTTAACTTTAGAGATTACAGACAACAAATGGCCTCCTGCTAATGAG CTTCCTACGATTTTTGAGTATAACAAGTTGAGCATGCTAAAGCTTGTTGCAAGCCTTGTCCAG ACAGGAATACATGGAAGAATTTTTTCATCAGATAGTGGGACACCGCTACCTGCAACCATTACACTCAAAGGAATAGATTATTCG GTTAAAGCTAGTCAAAAGTTTGCCAACTACCACCGCTTAGCCGCACCAAGACAGAAATATGAAG TAACTGTGTCGATGCCCGGGTACAAGTCGAAGAATACAAGCATCTGGCTGGAAGAAGGAGCAATGTCTGTGGACTTTGTTCTTGATCCAGACACAACAGCCAAAGGAAAAGTAATACGAAACTGTGATTGCAACTGTGGCAATAGGGTGGACTTCGTGGCCTATATTTGGGGACACTACTTTGAGGCGTATATTTTGTTGGCGGTTGTTTTGGTATTTATATGCTTTTTATTTCAGAGGAGAATGAAATCTAGACTTTCCAAGCAAAGATTGGTTGCATTACCTAAGAGGACTGTGGTCTAA
- the LOC101220508 gene encoding carboxypeptidase SOL1 isoform X2: protein MKFLLFFYLLSLTSPALFHLALARGASNISISPEDFDSHAYGSSARFLLEDNKSQGSIMQGYMTNKDLEEAIKAFGKKCSQISRIYSIGDSVQGFPLWVMEISDKPGQEEAKPAFKYIGNVHGDEPVGRELLLQFANWICDNYLKDPLATLIVENVHLHILPSMNPDGFSLRRRNNANNVDLNRDFPDQGALVANYPWDGTADKRKDYYACPDDETFRFMASIYSRSHHNMSFSQEFQGGITNGAAWYPIYGGMQDWNYIHGGCFELTLEITDNKWPPANELPTIFEYNKLSMLKLVASLVQTGIHGRIFSSDSGTPLPATITLKGIDYSVKASQKFANYHRLAAPRQKYEVTVSMPGYKSKNTSIWLEEGAMSVDFVLDPDTTAKGKVIRNCDCNCGNRVDFVAYIWGHYFEAYILLAVVLVFICFLFQRRMKSRLSKQRLVALPKRTVV, encoded by the exons ATGAAGTTTCTCCTGTTCTTCTATCTTCTCTCTCTTACTTCTCCGGCTTTATTTCACCTTGCACTGGCTCGAGGCGCCTCCAACATCTCCATTTCGCCAG AGGATTTCGATAGTCATGCATATGGCAGTTCAGCTAGATTTTTACTCGAGGACAATAAATCTCAAGGAAG CATCATGCAAGGTTATATGACCAATAAAGACCTTGAGGAGGCGATTAAAGCTTTTGGTAAAAAATGTAGTCAAATTTCTAGGATATATAG TATTGGAGACAGCGTGCAAGGGTTTCCACTG TGGGTAATGGAAATCTCTGACAAGCCAGGCCAAGAAGAAGCCAAACCTGCATTTAAG TACATAGGAAATGTACATGGAGATGAACCTGTTGGCAGGGAGCTTCTTTTGCAATTTGCTAACTGGATATGTGATAATTACCTGAAGGATCCGTTG GCTACACTGATTGTGGAGAATGTTCATCTTCATATACTTCCATCCATGAATCCTGATGGATTTTCTCTTAGGAGGCGCAATAATGCAAACAATGTTGATCTCAACAGAGATTTCCCCGATCAG GGTGCACTTGTTGCAAATTACCCATGGGACGGCACTGCAGATAAAAG GAAAGATTACTATGCATGTCCTGATGATGAAACATTCCGATTCATGGCTAGTATATATAGTCGCTCACATCATAACATGTCTTTTAGCCAAGAATTTCAAGGAGGAATTACAAATGGAGCTGCATG GTACCCAATATATGGTGGCATGCAGGATTGGAACTACATACACGGTGGCTGTTTTGAGTTAACTTTAGAGATTACAGACAACAAATGGCCTCCTGCTAATGAG CTTCCTACGATTTTTGAGTATAACAAGTTGAGCATGCTAAAGCTTGTTGCAAGCCTTGTCCAG ACAGGAATACATGGAAGAATTTTTTCATCAGATAGTGGGACACCGCTACCTGCAACCATTACACTCAAAGGAATAGATTATTCG GTTAAAGCTAGTCAAAAGTTTGCCAACTACCACCGCTTAGCCGCACCAAGACAGAAATATGAAG TAACTGTGTCGATGCCCGGGTACAAGTCGAAGAATACAAGCATCTGGCTGGAAGAAGGAGCAATGTCTGTGGACTTTGTTCTTGATCCAGACACAACAGCCAAAGGAAAAGTAATACGAAACTGTGATTGCAACTGTGGCAATAGGGTGGACTTCGTGGCCTATATTTGGGGACACTACTTTGAGGCGTATATTTTGTTGGCGGTTGTTTTGGTATTTATATGCTTTTTATTTCAGAGGAGAATGAAATCTAGACTTTCCAAGCAAAGATTGGTTGCATTACCTAAGAGGACTGTGGTCTAA
- the LOC101220508 gene encoding carboxypeptidase SOL1 isoform X4 → MQGYMTNKDLEEAIKAFGKKCSQISRIYSIGDSVQGFPLWVMEISDKPGQEEAKPAFKYIGNVHGDEPVGRELLLQFANWICDNYLKDPLATLIVENVHLHILPSMNPDGFSLRRRNNANNVDLNRDFPDQFFVINDDEYDRQPETKAIMKWMRERHFTASASLHGGALVANYPWDGTADKRKDYYACPDDETFRFMASIYSRSHHNMSFSQEFQGGITNGAAWYPIYGGMQDWNYIHGGCFELTLEITDNKWPPANELPTIFEYNKLSMLKLVASLVQTGIHGRIFSSDSGTPLPATITLKGIDYSVKASQKFANYHRLAAPRQKYEVTVSMPGYKSKNTSIWLEEGAMSVDFVLDPDTTAKGKVIRNCDCNCGNRVDFVAYIWGHYFEAYILLAVVLVFICFLFQRRMKSRLSKQRLVALPKRTVV, encoded by the exons ATGCAAGGTTATATGACCAATAAAGACCTTGAGGAGGCGATTAAAGCTTTTGGTAAAAAATGTAGTCAAATTTCTAGGATATATAG TATTGGAGACAGCGTGCAAGGGTTTCCACTG TGGGTAATGGAAATCTCTGACAAGCCAGGCCAAGAAGAAGCCAAACCTGCATTTAAG TACATAGGAAATGTACATGGAGATGAACCTGTTGGCAGGGAGCTTCTTTTGCAATTTGCTAACTGGATATGTGATAATTACCTGAAGGATCCGTTG GCTACACTGATTGTGGAGAATGTTCATCTTCATATACTTCCATCCATGAATCCTGATGGATTTTCTCTTAGGAGGCGCAATAATGCAAACAATGTTGATCTCAACAGAGATTTCCCCGATCAG TTCTTTGTCATCAATGATGATGAATATGATAGACAACCTGAAACAAAAGCAATTATGAAGTGGATGAGAGAGAGACATTTCACTGCCTCTGCCAGTTTGCATGGG GGTGCACTTGTTGCAAATTACCCATGGGACGGCACTGCAGATAAAAG GAAAGATTACTATGCATGTCCTGATGATGAAACATTCCGATTCATGGCTAGTATATATAGTCGCTCACATCATAACATGTCTTTTAGCCAAGAATTTCAAGGAGGAATTACAAATGGAGCTGCATG GTACCCAATATATGGTGGCATGCAGGATTGGAACTACATACACGGTGGCTGTTTTGAGTTAACTTTAGAGATTACAGACAACAAATGGCCTCCTGCTAATGAG CTTCCTACGATTTTTGAGTATAACAAGTTGAGCATGCTAAAGCTTGTTGCAAGCCTTGTCCAG ACAGGAATACATGGAAGAATTTTTTCATCAGATAGTGGGACACCGCTACCTGCAACCATTACACTCAAAGGAATAGATTATTCG GTTAAAGCTAGTCAAAAGTTTGCCAACTACCACCGCTTAGCCGCACCAAGACAGAAATATGAAG TAACTGTGTCGATGCCCGGGTACAAGTCGAAGAATACAAGCATCTGGCTGGAAGAAGGAGCAATGTCTGTGGACTTTGTTCTTGATCCAGACACAACAGCCAAAGGAAAAGTAATACGAAACTGTGATTGCAACTGTGGCAATAGGGTGGACTTCGTGGCCTATATTTGGGGACACTACTTTGAGGCGTATATTTTGTTGGCGGTTGTTTTGGTATTTATATGCTTTTTATTTCAGAGGAGAATGAAATCTAGACTTTCCAAGCAAAGATTGGTTGCATTACCTAAGAGGACTGTGGTCTAA